From a region of the Lentilactobacillus curieae genome:
- a CDS encoding DegV family protein — MGKIAIVTDSTAAISESEAAKLGNVFVVPITVTINDQVFREGIDITNEKFYSTLTTLKKLPTTAPPTPQEMLDTYDKLVNAGYDQIISIHLTSGITGFINNLKMIVSGYPKAKVFVFDSHISIEAMGYMVRYASALANSGEDVTNIISKLKDVRASLNEYFVVDDLKNLVTGGRLTNAAAFAGSVLKIKPILTLNDQHEIVAIDKIRTLKKARRFIEGKFADVYQQSNFPLHVILTGTNNASAISDWQAEMKTKFPNATFETGQIGPVVGTHLGSNAFVILWLKQVPELNK, encoded by the coding sequence ATGGGAAAAATTGCAATCGTAACTGATAGCACTGCGGCAATTTCTGAGTCGGAAGCCGCAAAGCTCGGGAACGTTTTTGTGGTTCCGATAACCGTTACGATCAACGACCAAGTTTTTCGCGAAGGTATCGACATCACAAACGAAAAATTCTACAGTACGCTCACCACTTTAAAAAAACTACCAACAACTGCCCCACCTACCCCTCAAGAGATGTTGGACACATACGACAAGCTTGTTAATGCCGGTTATGACCAAATTATCAGTATTCACCTAACATCCGGGATCACCGGATTTATTAATAATCTCAAAATGATTGTTAGCGGTTATCCCAAAGCAAAAGTTTTTGTTTTTGATTCACATATTAGTATTGAAGCAATGGGATACATGGTTAGGTATGCTTCTGCACTCGCAAACTCTGGTGAAGACGTTACTAATATCATCTCAAAGTTAAAGGACGTTAGAGCATCTTTAAACGAGTATTTCGTTGTTGATGACCTGAAAAATTTAGTTACCGGTGGCCGACTAACAAACGCTGCAGCATTTGCTGGTAGTGTATTGAAAATCAAACCAATATTGACTCTTAACGACCAACATGAAATTGTAGCGATCGATAAAATTCGTACCCTTAAGAAGGCTCGTAGATTCATCGAAGGCAAGTTTGCGGATGTTTATCAGCAGTCTAACTTTCCTCTACATGTTATTCTGACCGGAACGAATAATGCTTCTGCTATCAGTGATTGGCAGGCCGAAATGAAAACTAAGTTCCCGAATGCTACTTTTGAAACAGGACAAATTGGGCCCGTAGTTGGCACACATTTGGGATCCAACGCATTTGTTATCTTGTGGCTAAAACAAGTTCCTGAACTAAATAAATAG
- a CDS encoding C69 family dipeptidase, with protein sequence MNKGIRQALLVIASISMSSIAITTAQACTTVLVGKKASTDGSTIIARNEDAQTAWTKRFVVTPATNNGETNYISKGNDFSISLPAVQQRYTSTPDWTDKDGTFGEDGINQSNVAMSGTESATANKKVLKADPFVKTGISEDSMLDVVLPFIHSAREGVQRLGKIIDEKGAAESDGIIFSDKNEIWYFEIGSGHQWAAVKVPDDKYAVIPNQLMIGKVKFNSSNNYLVSPNLQSFVKKNHLTTIKNNSIDFAKTFGTNEKSDAQYNRPRVWDGQRYLTPSKKQTPQQKRFAMFMKPDKKISVSKVAKVLGLHFNGTKYDSTGKWEGKYRPINVPTNMESHIIQFRQDVPDAVSGIQWLALSSPDTSVFVPFYTDINNTPEQYKIGTNKYDNRSAYWTYKETKTLADPYYNEYVKKYVRPVQSSVNSELSARLFEDDQLAQTIANPDQLTQMLTRANQENANIAQNEFKQLNAKLIEVSTTKTPIVQNTNL encoded by the coding sequence ATGAATAAAGGAATTAGACAGGCACTTTTAGTGATTGCTTCAATAAGTATGAGTTCGATAGCTATAACAACTGCTCAAGCATGTACCACGGTACTTGTTGGTAAAAAGGCAAGCACTGATGGATCAACAATAATTGCTAGAAATGAAGATGCTCAAACTGCTTGGACAAAACGATTTGTGGTGACTCCTGCAACAAATAATGGGGAAACAAACTATATTTCTAAAGGTAATGATTTTTCAATTTCGCTACCCGCGGTGCAGCAAAGATATACCTCTACACCTGACTGGACTGACAAGGATGGTACTTTTGGCGAAGATGGAATTAATCAAAGTAACGTTGCAATGAGTGGGACTGAATCTGCCACGGCTAACAAAAAAGTATTAAAGGCTGACCCTTTTGTTAAGACTGGAATCAGCGAAGATTCTATGCTGGATGTGGTTTTGCCATTTATTCACTCTGCAAGAGAGGGAGTCCAACGCTTAGGGAAGATTATTGATGAAAAGGGTGCTGCCGAATCAGATGGAATTATTTTTTCGGATAAAAATGAAATTTGGTACTTTGAAATTGGATCTGGTCATCAGTGGGCGGCTGTAAAAGTTCCAGATGACAAGTATGCTGTGATTCCTAATCAGTTGATGATTGGCAAAGTTAAATTCAATAGCTCAAATAATTACCTAGTTTCGCCGAACTTACAGTCTTTTGTGAAGAAAAACCACTTAACCACTATCAAGAATAACTCAATTGATTTTGCAAAAACTTTTGGAACAAATGAGAAATCCGATGCCCAATATAATCGGCCAAGGGTATGGGATGGGCAAAGGTATCTAACACCAAGTAAGAAACAGACACCTCAGCAGAAGCGGTTTGCAATGTTTATGAAACCAGACAAAAAAATCAGTGTTTCAAAAGTTGCTAAGGTTCTCGGTTTGCATTTTAACGGAACTAAATATGATTCGACAGGTAAGTGGGAAGGAAAATATCGACCAATTAATGTACCAACTAACATGGAGTCACACATTATCCAGTTTAGACAGGATGTTCCTGATGCCGTTTCTGGAATTCAGTGGTTAGCATTATCATCACCTGATACGAGTGTTTTTGTTCCGTTCTATACGGATATCAATAACACTCCTGAACAATATAAAATTGGTACTAATAAATATGACAATCGCTCAGCGTACTGGACATATAAGGAAACCAAGACACTCGCGGATCCATATTATAATGAGTATGTTAAGAAGTACGTTAGACCTGTTCAAAGCAGTGTTAATAGTGAATTATCAGCTAGACTGTTCGAAGATGATCAGTTAGCTCAGACGATTGCCAATCCAGATCAATTGACCCAAATGCTCACACGGGCTAATCAAGAAAATGCAAATATTGCACAAAATGAATTTAAACAGTTAAACGCAAAGCTGATAGAAGTGTCGACTACGAAAACACCAATCGTTCAAAATACTAATCTTTAG
- the sufU gene encoding Fe-S cluster assembly sulfur transfer protein SufU, whose protein sequence is MTDIKDLYQKIIIQHANSPHNFGNLPETPFKVTLRNPSCGDVITVAATISDNYISKVCFTGSGCAISQASASMMTDIIPGMIVTDAIQTSKDFHHLTEGQQLDQNVLASLSDAVAFSTLHQFPTRVRCGNLAWHALDTILEMWGK, encoded by the coding sequence ACCGACATAAAGGATTTATATCAAAAAATTATTATTCAGCATGCCAACTCACCACACAATTTCGGAAACCTACCGGAAACTCCCTTCAAAGTTACTTTAAGAAATCCAAGCTGTGGAGACGTGATTACAGTTGCTGCAACCATCAGTGACAACTATATTTCTAAAGTTTGCTTTACCGGTTCGGGTTGTGCAATTAGCCAAGCTTCTGCCAGCATGATGACGGACATTATTCCAGGAATGATAGTCACTGACGCAATTCAAACTTCCAAGGATTTTCATCACCTTACTGAGGGACAACAGCTTGACCAAAATGTGTTAGCTTCACTATCAGATGCAGTTGCCTTTTCAACTCTCCATCAATTTCCTACCAGAGTTCGTTGTGGTAATTTAGCCTGGCACGCATTAGATACAATTTTAGAAATGTGGGGTAAATAG
- a CDS encoding MFS transporter has protein sequence MTKRQIVIVTCALLLSNAMSGLDNTIINTALPAIISDLHGIELIGWVVAVFLLGTAISTPLWSKLGEYIGNKRSYQLSVAIFVLGSFLSGISSSMWMLIISRTFMGIGNGGMVSVPYIIYSKMYANPRKRMQVLGFVSASYSMATILGPLVGGYIVDAFSWHWIFYISVPIGLISIFVIQYYYKASKLEEKNTQVDYLGAVLMTAGLFCLLLAIELIGDASYVLIGVLVVAAVILLAIMFKVENVVEDPIIPNRLFKNRSLVIDFVTFALVWGSFIGFLIYSPMWAQGLLGTSAFIGGMTQIPGSVTDFIGSGAVAPMRRYITPQQVVGLSLLTLIICFLLMVFCGVRAPYWVLLLAGAFEGFGNGACFNELQVKVQEDANARDIPAATSFSFLVRMLSQSFTASIFGIILNSALKSGVQDSGGTITMKMMNQLSNSATAKGLPSQLLPQMRTILHTGLHNIMVVALIIMLCAGVLNIWAQGLERTKMKLQAVKRNHSEVNNV, from the coding sequence ATGACAAAGCGACAAATCGTTATCGTTACGTGTGCATTATTGCTCTCAAATGCAATGAGTGGTTTGGATAACACGATAATCAACACGGCTTTGCCAGCAATTATTTCTGATTTACACGGAATTGAATTGATTGGTTGGGTGGTAGCAGTTTTCCTTCTGGGAACTGCAATTAGTACTCCTTTGTGGAGTAAATTAGGTGAGTACATAGGAAACAAGCGCAGTTATCAACTATCTGTGGCGATTTTTGTGCTTGGATCATTTCTTTCAGGAATTTCTAGTAGCATGTGGATGCTGATTATTTCGCGGACATTTATGGGAATTGGAAACGGGGGGATGGTTTCTGTTCCGTACATTATTTACTCTAAAATGTACGCAAACCCAAGAAAAAGAATGCAGGTTCTGGGATTTGTCTCTGCTAGTTACAGCATGGCAACTATTTTAGGGCCACTGGTTGGTGGTTATATTGTTGATGCCTTTAGTTGGCACTGGATTTTTTACATTAGTGTTCCTATTGGTTTGATTTCAATATTTGTTATTCAATACTATTACAAGGCAAGTAAGTTGGAGGAAAAGAATACCCAGGTTGATTACCTAGGGGCAGTGTTGATGACTGCTGGATTATTTTGTTTACTTCTAGCAATCGAGTTGATTGGGGATGCTAGCTACGTACTTATTGGTGTGTTAGTGGTAGCTGCAGTAATCCTATTAGCAATAATGTTTAAAGTCGAAAATGTAGTTGAGGACCCAATAATTCCCAACCGGTTATTTAAAAACCGTTCGCTAGTAATTGACTTTGTGACGTTTGCACTTGTTTGGGGATCTTTTATTGGCTTTCTGATATATAGTCCGATGTGGGCACAAGGATTATTGGGAACCTCAGCGTTTATTGGGGGAATGACTCAAATTCCAGGATCAGTTACTGATTTTATCGGTTCTGGTGCAGTTGCCCCGATGAGAAGATATATAACTCCACAACAAGTGGTGGGGCTCAGCTTGCTAACGCTGATAATTTGCTTCTTGTTAATGGTATTTTGCGGAGTTAGAGCACCATACTGGGTATTGTTGCTAGCAGGTGCGTTTGAAGGATTTGGTAATGGAGCTTGTTTCAACGAACTGCAAGTTAAGGTTCAAGAAGATGCAAATGCCCGAGACATTCCGGCGGCAACATCGTTCAGTTTTTTGGTAAGAATGTTGAGTCAATCATTCACTGCCTCGATTTTTGGGATTATTTTGAACAGTGCTTTAAAATCTGGTGTTCAAGATTCAGGTGGTACCATTACAATGAAAATGATGAATCAGTTGTCAAACTCAGCAACTGCAAAGGGGCTTCCAAGCCAATTGTTACCACAAATGCGGACTATTTTACATACTGGTCTTCATAATATTATGGTGGTTGCTTTAATCATAATGCTTTGTGCAGGTGTATTGAATATTTGGGCACAGGGGCTTGAGAGAACAAAAATGAAGTTACAGGCTGTTAAACGTAACCATTCTGAAGTGAACAACGTATAA
- a CDS encoding PTS transporter subunit IIC: protein MEASVNESTKKMSVMDYVYMVSAGVSNAVLVMLGIGLLTQALANFVHWPQLHQIGSIAQWLLAPAFGAAVASQLKTNTLVLFSSMIAATVGANAVYFTASGVHAATATGNQMAQAAQAGIFTTGQPISAVAAGLIAALVGKYLTGKTPLDMMLVPLAATLVGSIAGLGLASVTTPALNWLSGFIAQSMQVNPLVGSMVISLAWSLFLMTPASSAALAVAIMLDPLSSGAALIGTTAQFVGFTVISWKQNDLGANIAQGIITPKVQFPNLLANPKLAIPTFTAAVISAPIATLFFHFKVSYTLGGLGLNSLIAPITLASTNLGSFMAYLLMGIVVPAIVSIVVYRVLLALHWVKNTQLHLEIV, encoded by the coding sequence ATGGAAGCTTCAGTTAATGAGTCAACAAAGAAAATGTCAGTTATGGATTATGTTTACATGGTTTCTGCAGGGGTATCAAATGCGGTGTTGGTGATGTTAGGAATTGGCTTATTAACTCAAGCCTTAGCAAACTTCGTTCACTGGCCACAACTTCATCAAATCGGGTCAATTGCACAGTGGCTACTAGCTCCGGCGTTTGGGGCAGCTGTTGCCTCACAACTTAAAACGAACACTTTGGTATTATTCTCTTCGATGATTGCAGCGACAGTTGGTGCAAATGCAGTTTACTTTACTGCTAGCGGTGTTCATGCTGCAACAGCCACGGGAAATCAGATGGCTCAAGCTGCTCAAGCCGGCATCTTTACAACTGGCCAACCAATTAGTGCTGTTGCTGCTGGTTTGATTGCAGCCTTAGTTGGGAAGTACTTAACCGGAAAAACTCCCTTGGATATGATGCTTGTACCTTTGGCGGCAACTTTAGTTGGATCGATTGCAGGACTGGGACTGGCGAGCGTTACTACTCCCGCATTGAACTGGTTGAGCGGATTTATTGCTCAATCAATGCAAGTTAATCCTTTGGTAGGTTCAATGGTAATTTCGCTTGCGTGGTCACTTTTCCTAATGACTCCGGCCTCGTCTGCAGCATTGGCAGTTGCAATTATGTTAGATCCTTTGTCATCCGGAGCTGCATTAATTGGTACAACGGCTCAGTTCGTTGGTTTCACAGTTATTTCATGGAAACAAAATGACCTGGGTGCAAACATCGCTCAAGGAATCATTACCCCAAAGGTTCAGTTCCCTAATTTATTAGCCAACCCAAAATTGGCAATTCCAACCTTTACGGCAGCTGTGATTTCAGCACCAATCGCTACGTTGTTCTTCCACTTTAAGGTTAGTTATACGCTTGGTGGATTAGGGCTTAACTCACTTATTGCACCAATTACACTGGCATCGACTAATTTGGGTTCATTTATGGCCTATCTATTGATGGGAATCGTAGTTCCCGCTATTGTGTCAATTGTTGTATACAGAGTTCTTCTTGCTCTTCACTGGGTTAAGAACACACAATTACATTTGGAAATTGTTTAA
- the sufB gene encoding Fe-S cluster assembly protein SufB, with protein sequence MENSTETEIEERGDTDNFTPLLSTGIGINEDTIRMISKAKQEPKWMLEKRLAAFAQYKEMPLPSFGPNLSDLDLSDILYFQRPVNHVSRTWDEVPDTIKKTFDRIGVPQAEREYLAGSAAQYESEMVYSNLKKELESQGIIFMDTDSALKQHPDIVKEYFGTLVPADNNKFSALNTAVWSGGTFIYVPKGVHADIPIQSYFRINAGRTGQFERTLIIVDEGASVNYVEGCTAPNYSEDSLHAAVVEVFVKEGGYCRYTTIQNWSTNVYSLETKRATAAKDATMEWIDGNLGSKVTMKYPSVILTGEHASGTMLSIASAGGGIHQDTGAKMIHLAPHTSSSIVSKTICHDGGRVDYRGLVKFGKDAHFAHSHVECDTILMDPESASDTFPQNDIETTDGTIEHEAKVSKVSEEQLYYLMSRGLTEEEATQMILMGFLDPFTKQLPMEYAVELNRLIKFQMEGSIG encoded by the coding sequence ATGGAAAATTCTACCGAAACTGAAATCGAAGAACGGGGAGATACCGATAACTTTACCCCATTGCTAAGTACCGGAATTGGTATCAACGAAGATACAATCAGAATGATTTCTAAAGCCAAGCAAGAACCGAAATGGATGTTAGAAAAACGTCTAGCAGCATTTGCTCAGTATAAGGAAATGCCTTTACCCTCATTTGGACCCAATCTCAGTGACCTGGATTTAAGTGATATTTTGTACTTTCAACGACCAGTTAATCACGTGTCTAGAACATGGGATGAAGTTCCAGACACAATTAAAAAAACTTTTGATCGAATTGGCGTCCCCCAAGCTGAAAGAGAATACCTTGCTGGTTCAGCTGCCCAGTATGAATCAGAAATGGTCTACAGTAACCTTAAAAAAGAACTAGAGAGTCAGGGAATCATCTTTATGGACACTGATTCTGCCCTCAAGCAACATCCTGACATCGTTAAAGAATACTTTGGCACATTGGTACCTGCAGATAATAACAAGTTCTCCGCCCTCAATACAGCAGTCTGGTCAGGTGGAACATTTATATATGTTCCCAAAGGGGTTCATGCCGACATCCCGATTCAAAGCTACTTCAGAATCAATGCTGGTCGCACAGGACAGTTTGAGCGAACCCTAATCATCGTGGATGAGGGAGCCAGCGTTAATTACGTTGAAGGCTGTACTGCTCCAAACTACTCTGAGGACAGCCTCCACGCCGCTGTCGTAGAAGTGTTTGTTAAGGAAGGTGGATACTGTCGATACACAACCATTCAAAATTGGTCCACTAATGTGTATAGTTTAGAAACCAAACGAGCTACTGCTGCCAAAGACGCAACCATGGAATGGATTGATGGTAACCTAGGCTCCAAAGTAACCATGAAATACCCAAGCGTTATTCTCACTGGAGAACATGCATCTGGAACAATGCTGTCAATCGCTTCTGCCGGTGGTGGAATTCATCAGGACACTGGAGCCAAAATGATTCACCTGGCTCCCCACACCAGCAGTTCCATCGTTTCTAAAACAATTTGTCATGACGGTGGCCGAGTCGATTACCGTGGATTGGTTAAATTTGGCAAAGACGCACACTTTGCACACTCTCACGTTGAGTGCGACACCATTTTAATGGATCCAGAAAGTGCAAGTGATACCTTCCCGCAAAATGACATTGAAACAACAGACGGAACTATCGAACACGAAGCTAAGGTTTCCAAAGTTTCTGAAGAACAGCTTTACTACCTAATGAGTCGAGGATTAACTGAAGAAGAGGCCACCCAAATGATTTTGATGGGATTCTTAGACCCCTTCACTAAACAGTTGCCAATGGAGTACGCGGTTGAACTGAATCGATTAATTAAGTTCCAAATGGAAGGCAGTATTGGATAG
- a CDS encoding helix-turn-helix domain-containing protein, translated as MKSFSNRLKLARKNCGLSQKEVAEAMNISRQSVSRWENNRSYPEINNLVQLSQLYDTSVDELLQKNGWSYLNKVTN; from the coding sequence ATGAAATCATTTTCGAATAGATTAAAGCTTGCCAGAAAAAATTGTGGCCTTTCACAAAAAGAAGTTGCTGAAGCAATGAATATTTCTCGTCAGTCAGTTTCTCGATGGGAAAATAACCGCTCATACCCTGAAATTAACAACCTAGTTCAGCTGAGCCAATTGTATGACACTTCTGTGGATGAACTACTACAAAAAAATGGTTGGAGTTATTTAAACAAGGTAACCAACTGA
- a CDS encoding ABC transporter permease: MSSLFHSSGLLTRFNFRKDRFKLIVWIIVLIALMVMIAWKFGDIYGSSTAIKTLMPTLKSKAMVSLFGTLGYPNSVTMTTARVFAQEMVIFMSIVTVVMNYSLAISGTRGEEDLGVTEMIRAKTVGKLSPLTAQIIELVTINFVLGVAYSVGLQFANMSGSDNQGDWIIGLSLGFIGIMFASFALLMAQVADHTNNAMILSYLGFAVAYIIRMVTDVSNPDFTWWSPIGWIEKTSPYQNNNWAPIVLMVVLSVIFIGLAYVANLHRDLGSGIISTRPGKRGASVWLQGPVSLLLRLQRTTIIAWIVGVLALAVSYGSVFNSIGDVLKTNPTMQKVFGSAAVHSANHTLILNFIATIGMVLAILAVVPGIQIIFKLKSDESKGWLEILHSKPLSRTRMLLGYMFVALILGVGLLAIGVYSLIGTGNAMLSSAQQLNAGRVGTQLFLTYIPAILIMVGLAVVLVGWLPRLTSVLWLYTAVGFIILYMGGLLKLPGWTKKVIPFGWVNKVPVKEMDWNVFWLMILLAIVLFIIGWLGYKRRDLEID; encoded by the coding sequence ATGAGTAGCTTATTTCATTCAAGCGGACTTTTAACTAGGTTTAATTTTAGAAAGGATCGCTTTAAATTAATTGTTTGGATTATTGTACTAATTGCTCTGATGGTGATGATTGCTTGGAAATTTGGTGACATATACGGTTCTTCTACTGCGATTAAAACACTTATGCCAACATTAAAATCAAAAGCAATGGTTTCATTATTTGGAACCCTTGGTTATCCAAATTCGGTTACCATGACAACTGCCCGCGTTTTTGCACAAGAAATGGTAATTTTTATGTCGATTGTAACCGTCGTGATGAATTATTCGCTAGCAATTTCTGGCACCCGTGGAGAAGAAGACCTTGGTGTTACTGAAATGATCAGAGCTAAAACTGTTGGAAAACTAAGTCCGCTTACTGCTCAAATTATCGAATTAGTAACGATTAATTTTGTTTTAGGAGTTGCATATTCAGTTGGTTTGCAGTTTGCGAATATGAGTGGCTCAGATAATCAAGGCGATTGGATAATTGGATTATCACTAGGATTTATTGGCATCATGTTTGCATCATTTGCGTTGCTGATGGCTCAGGTTGCTGATCACACTAACAATGCGATGATACTGAGCTATTTGGGCTTTGCAGTTGCATATATTATTAGAATGGTTACTGATGTTTCAAATCCTGATTTTACATGGTGGTCACCCATTGGTTGGATTGAAAAAACTTCTCCATATCAAAATAACAACTGGGCGCCAATTGTCTTAATGGTAGTTCTTTCCGTAATCTTTATAGGGTTAGCCTATGTGGCCAATCTTCATCGAGACTTAGGTAGTGGAATTATTAGCACAAGACCAGGTAAAAGGGGTGCTTCAGTTTGGCTACAAGGACCAGTTAGCTTGCTATTGAGGTTACAAAGAACGACAATCATTGCTTGGATAGTTGGTGTATTAGCGTTAGCCGTTTCGTATGGTTCGGTATTTAACTCAATTGGTGATGTATTAAAGACGAACCCGACAATGCAAAAGGTTTTTGGTAGTGCGGCTGTTCACAGCGCAAACCACACACTAATATTAAACTTTATTGCTACCATCGGAATGGTCTTAGCCATACTAGCAGTGGTTCCGGGAATTCAAATTATTTTTAAACTTAAGAGTGACGAGTCCAAAGGATGGCTGGAAATATTGCACTCTAAGCCACTATCGCGAACTAGAATGTTACTAGGATATATGTTTGTAGCGTTAATTTTAGGGGTTGGCTTACTGGCAATTGGAGTTTATTCATTAATTGGAACAGGAAATGCTATGTTATCGTCAGCCCAACAGCTAAACGCTGGTAGGGTGGGAACACAATTATTTCTTACCTATATTCCAGCAATTTTGATAATGGTTGGACTAGCGGTAGTCTTAGTTGGTTGGCTTCCAAGGCTAACTTCAGTGTTGTGGCTATACACTGCTGTTGGATTTATCATTCTTTATATGGGCGGATTGTTAAAGTTGCCTGGTTGGACAAAAAAAGTTATTCCGTTTGGTTGGGTAAATAAAGTTCCAGTAAAGGAAATGGATTGGAATGTTTTTTGGTTGATGATACTATTAGCGATTGTTCTGTTCATAATTGGTTGGCTTGGATATAAAAGAAGAGATTTGGAAATTGACTAA
- a CDS encoding polysaccharide deacetylase family protein gives MKISKILFLVATSLSFVALSQTTNAATQTVKSSRNLTFKQITANNSHRLGTIRQLTRSQIATDHKLTGKQVQYLASLPLPKRLSAKNFTIDSQNLTMYLTKNKLNVKTARIPLSKLSGIILNRYMPSKYKFKAPVSSKHKVVALTFDDGPDPTLTPRLLKILKKANVHATFFEVGSSVIRYPQISKMVLKYGNQIGNHSWNHPQLTSIGRLKALNQIALTDAAIYKATGTLPEFVRPPYGAINSSVGSAFDRPIIQWNVDSRDWAYLNTTKTINHVLATTHNGSVILMHDIHATSVAAVPTIISTLKKRGYKFVTLQELMQKPLLSNYQYFGKNDYRGL, from the coding sequence ATGAAAATTTCAAAAATTCTATTTCTGGTTGCAACATCACTTTCATTTGTTGCACTATCGCAAACTACCAACGCAGCAACGCAAACCGTCAAAAGTTCTCGAAACCTAACGTTCAAACAAATCACAGCCAATAATTCTCACAGATTAGGGACCATACGACAGTTAACCCGTAGCCAAATTGCTACTGACCACAAATTAACCGGAAAACAAGTTCAGTATCTGGCCAGCTTACCATTGCCTAAGAGATTGTCCGCCAAAAACTTTACAATTGACTCACAGAATCTCACAATGTATTTAACAAAAAATAAGCTTAACGTTAAAACAGCAAGAATTCCTTTGTCGAAACTATCCGGAATTATTTTAAACCGCTATATGCCTTCCAAGTATAAGTTCAAAGCTCCCGTTTCTAGTAAGCACAAAGTAGTTGCCCTCACATTTGATGACGGTCCAGATCCAACTTTAACTCCAAGGTTACTCAAAATTCTTAAGAAAGCTAACGTTCACGCCACATTTTTTGAAGTTGGTAGTAGTGTAATCCGCTATCCCCAAATTTCAAAAATGGTTTTGAAATACGGAAACCAAATCGGAAACCATTCATGGAATCATCCGCAATTAACCTCAATTGGCCGTTTAAAGGCGCTTAACCAAATAGCACTTACGGATGCTGCAATTTATAAAGCAACTGGCACGTTACCAGAATTTGTTCGTCCACCATATGGAGCAATTAATTCTTCAGTTGGATCAGCATTTGACCGGCCAATTATTCAATGGAACGTTGACTCACGCGATTGGGCATATTTGAACACTACGAAAACTATTAATCATGTACTTGCAACAACCCACAACGGATCAGTAATTTTAATGCATGATATTCATGCTACTTCAGTTGCTGCAGTGCCAACAATTATTAGCACTTTAAAAAAACGCGGGTATAAGTTCGTGACCTTGCAGGAATTAATGCAAAAGCCCTTGTTGTCAAATTACCAATACTTTGGTAAGAATGATTACCGTGGACTTTAA
- a CDS encoding TetR/AcrR family transcriptional regulator encodes MANHSKQSKKDLILATANKLFVTQGYQPTSIQMIAQAANVSQVTIYKYYESKQFLAHKVVLGLITDGYADFQKIVDDSKLSFKSLVKQMILTSSMETKDMHPDFLKFMIKDLSGEFGNHESINAYEDGKAKFWGAVIKRGRKEGVISSTISNQAIMVYLEMFVQFSQNPKNKHLYENSPSTMLSITDELQHMFFYGLIGKGDEEE; translated from the coding sequence ATGGCAAACCATTCAAAACAATCAAAAAAAGACTTGATCTTAGCAACTGCTAATAAGTTATTTGTTACTCAGGGTTACCAGCCAACAAGTATCCAAATGATTGCTCAAGCTGCAAATGTTTCACAAGTAACAATTTATAAATACTATGAAAGTAAACAGTTTCTAGCCCATAAAGTTGTTCTTGGACTGATTACTGATGGGTATGCCGATTTCCAAAAAATTGTGGACGATTCCAAATTAAGCTTTAAATCACTTGTAAAACAAATGATTCTAACCAGTAGTATGGAAACTAAGGATATGCACCCAGATTTTCTTAAATTTATGATTAAGGATTTAAGCGGAGAGTTTGGTAATCACGAATCGATTAACGCATATGAGGATGGTAAGGCTAAATTCTGGGGGGCCGTTATCAAACGGGGTCGCAAAGAAGGAGTAATTAGCTCAACAATTTCCAACCAAGCAATAATGGTTTATCTGGAGATGTTTGTCCAATTTTCGCAAAACCCTAAAAATAAACACCTGTATGAAAATTCACCTAGCACAATGCTTTCGATTACCGATGAGCTCCAACATATGTTCTTCTACGGACTAATTGGTAAGGGTGATGAGGAAGAATAG